One window of Lytechinus variegatus isolate NC3 chromosome 2, Lvar_3.0, whole genome shotgun sequence genomic DNA carries:
- the LOC121409600 gene encoding uncharacterized protein LOC121409600, whose translation MKHFGWPVYHDITFVVKTAMHLLILVICLLLLPDSNASQYDPHLYPSTGPFFEGWYTRLTDTDNSRSFGVLFGRVLPRNNQSTPAGDPAPLTYIGLLRSNGESPMVVVEAYPDENDIEVTIHGGKPVSKNPSLQTPSYFEYVARPFGFFNVTPDSTVFNFTIEGVTFAGSFSGPLLWDSTGQGPEGWLSNLPLLPIHWFVYSLGTPGRYTWTHSDSVISGMAHAHQEKNWGQGFPAGWMWTQAYNRTANATFAGTFGILSFFDTSPTIPAHLFGYRNFERHLHFDFRPDNSYTTQELWPCDGTAAVKIFSPLYILELTMSSPLNTFQKCLRGPVETGFRYNLVETYVATIRIVIKKLAIWGYRVIEDQIFHGAAYEFGREYLCPKNPCT comes from the exons ATGAAACATTTCGGTTGGCCTGTATACCATGATATTACGTTCGTTGTAAAGACTGCGATGCACTTGTTAATTCTGGTGATTTGTCTGCTGTTGCTCCCTGACAGCAATGCAAGTCAGTATGACCCTCATCTCTACCCATCCACCGGGCCTTTCTTTGAAGGTTGGTACACCAGACTAACTGATACAGACAACAGTAGATCATTCGGTGTGCTCTTCGGTCGTGTCCTCCCAAGGAACAACCAGTCGACGCCAGCAGGAGACCCTGCTCCGCTGACTTACATCGGTCTCTTACGCAGCAATGGTGAGTCTCCTATGGTGGTTGTCGAGGCCTACCCAGATGAAAACGACATCGAGGTTACAATACATGGTGGAAAACCGGTCAGCAAAAACCCCTCGTTGCAGACACCGTCTTACTTCGAGTATGTTGCACGCCCCTTTGGATTCTTCAACGTGACTCCAGACTCGAcggtatttaatttcacaatcgAGGGAGTGACGTTTGCAGGAAGCTTCTCTGGACCACTGCTCTGGGACTCTACTGGCCAGG GTCCAGAAGGCTGGCTTTCCAACCTACCACTGCTACCAATTCATTGGTTTGTCTATAGCCTAGGAACTCCAGGAAGATACACATGGACTCATTCAGACTCCGTCATATCTGGTATGGCCCATGCCCATCAAGAGAAGAACTGGGGCCAGGGCTTCCCGGCAGGCTGGATGTGGACCCAGGCATACAATCGCACTGCAAATGCGACATTCGCAGGAACATTCGGAatcctttcattttttgataCCTCTCCCACAATTCCGGCCCATTTGTTTGGCTACAGAAACTTCGAACGACATCTTCATTTTGATTTCAGGCCTGATAATTCATATACGACACAGGAGCTATGGCCGTGTGATGGGACGGCGGCGGTAAAGATCTTCAGTCCATTGTATATTTTGGAGTTGACAATGAGTTCTCCTTTAAATACTTTTCAGAAGTGTCTCCGCGGTCCAGTGGAAACGGGCTTCCGTTACAATTTGGTAGAGACCTACGTGGCAACTATAAGGATT